Proteins encoded in a region of the Anguilla anguilla isolate fAngAng1 chromosome 10, fAngAng1.pri, whole genome shotgun sequence genome:
- the ido1 gene encoding indoleamine 2,3-dioxygenase 1 isoform X2, whose translation MHVDFPAGELRTEGANGVAGRRSLGNAHRPCRTHQPFASTSSPMASSPADPQQPFSLERYHVSEEYGFILQEPLTELPPYYQTWMDIARRVTDLVQSHTLRTHIHQMPQLDPSFLQSHRELRLAHLALSIMTMGYVWQEGEKGTVKVLPRNLAVPFWEVSQRLGLPPILTHADGVLANWRKRDPKGPFDMENLELLLTLPGGESFRGFFIVTLMVEKAAVPAVKAIPMVINGVRRGDASTVTRALEDIAQSMSSMTEAIKLLHRWKDNPSMVEGLVYEGVQAEPVQISGGSAAESSLLHCFDELLGVSHEPQSGAFLKRMRDYMPPDHKRLIQDISSGPSLRRYVLDGDSAPLNAAYQRCVTQLVAMRSYHLNVVSRFVTVPAARARQLRARGEGGEGGEGDALTKAPTALEERGTGGSGIMSFLKTVRDRTKVVSLPPPKADSQSNN comes from the exons ATGCATGTTGACTTTCCAGCCGGTGAACTCCGCACAGAGGGCGCTAATGGTGTGGCTGGGCGCCGGTCACTTGGAAATGCTCACCGTCCCTGCAGAACGCACCAACCGTTCGCCTCCACTTCCAGCCCCATGGCCAGCAGCCCCGCGGACCCCCAGCAGCCCTTCTCCCTGGAGCGCTACCACGTCTCCGAGGAGTACGGATTCATTCTGCAGGAGCCCCTG ACTGAGCTACCCCCGTACTACCAGACATGGATGGACATCGCCCGACGCGTCACAGACCTTGTCCAATCCCACACGCTCCGTACCCACATCCATCAG ATGCCCCAGCTGGACCCCAGTttcctgcagagccacagggAGCTGCGTCTGGCCCACCTGGCGCTCAGTATAATGACCATGGGCTACGTGTGgcaggagggagaaaaagggaCCGTCAAG GTGTTGCCCCGAAACCTGGCTGTCCCGTTCTGGGAGGTATCCCAGCGGCTGGGGCTTCCTCCAATCCTGACCCACGCTGATGGAGTGCTGGCCAACTGGAGGAAGAGGGACCCTAAGGG CCCCTTTGACATGGA GAATCTGGAGCTGTTGCTCACCCTGCCAGGGGGTGAGAGCTTTCGCGGGTTCTTCATCGTCACCCTGATGGTGGAGAAGGCCGCTGTGCCAGCCGTGAAG GCCATCCCCATGGTGATAAACGGAGTGCGCCGCGGAGACGCCAGCACGGTGACCAGGGCACTGGAGGACATCGCCCAATCCATGAGCAGCATGACGGAGGCAATCAAACTGTTGCA CAGGTGGAAAGACAATCCCTCCATGGTGGAGGGGCTGGTGTATGAGGGGGTGCAAGCAGAGCCCGTGCAGATTTCGGGAGGGAGCGCGGCAGAGAGCAGCCTCCTGCACTGCTTCGACGAGCTGCTGGGAGTGTCGCACGAGCCCCAGAGCG GGGCCTTCCTCAAACGCATGCGGGACTACATGCCCCCCGACCACAAGCGGCTGATCCAGGACATCTCGTCGGGCCCGTCCCTGCGGCGGTACGTCCTGGACGGGGACAGCGCCCCGCTGAACGCCGCGTACCAGCGATGCGTGACCCAGCTGGTGGCGATGCGCAGCTACCACCTCAACGTCGTCAGCCGCTTCGTCACCGTGCCGGCGGCCCGCGCCCGCCAGCTCCGtgcccggggggaggggggcgaggggggcgagggggacgCCCTCACCAAGGCCCCCACCGCCCTGGAGGAGAGGGGCACGGGGGGCTCTGGGATCATGTCCTTCCTCAAGACCGTCCGGGACCGGACCAAGGTGGTGTCCCTGCCACCCCCCAAAGCAGACTCTCAGTCAAATAACTGA
- the ido1 gene encoding indoleamine 2,3-dioxygenase 1 isoform X1, producing the protein MHVDFPAGELRTEGANGVAGRRSLGNAHRPCRTHQPFASTSSPMASSPADPQQPFSLERYHVSEEYGFILQEPLTELPPYYQTWMDIARRVTDLVQSHTLRTHIHQMPQLDPSFLQSHRELRLAHLALSIMTMGYVWQEGEKGTVKVLPRNLAVPFWEVSQRLGLPPILTHADGVLANWRKRDPKGPFDMENLELLLTLPGGESFRGFFIVTLMVEKAAVPAVKAIPMVINGVRRGDASTVTRALEDIAQSMSSMTEAIKLLHKYVDPAIFYGIMRIFLSGWKDNPSMVEGLVYEGVQAEPVQISGGSAAESSLLHCFDELLGVSHEPQSGAFLKRMRDYMPPDHKRLIQDISSGPSLRRYVLDGDSAPLNAAYQRCVTQLVAMRSYHLNVVSRFVTVPAARARQLRARGEGGEGGEGDALTKAPTALEERGTGGSGIMSFLKTVRDRTKVVSLPPPKADSQSNN; encoded by the exons ATGCATGTTGACTTTCCAGCCGGTGAACTCCGCACAGAGGGCGCTAATGGTGTGGCTGGGCGCCGGTCACTTGGAAATGCTCACCGTCCCTGCAGAACGCACCAACCGTTCGCCTCCACTTCCAGCCCCATGGCCAGCAGCCCCGCGGACCCCCAGCAGCCCTTCTCCCTGGAGCGCTACCACGTCTCCGAGGAGTACGGATTCATTCTGCAGGAGCCCCTG ACTGAGCTACCCCCGTACTACCAGACATGGATGGACATCGCCCGACGCGTCACAGACCTTGTCCAATCCCACACGCTCCGTACCCACATCCATCAG ATGCCCCAGCTGGACCCCAGTttcctgcagagccacagggAGCTGCGTCTGGCCCACCTGGCGCTCAGTATAATGACCATGGGCTACGTGTGgcaggagggagaaaaagggaCCGTCAAG GTGTTGCCCCGAAACCTGGCTGTCCCGTTCTGGGAGGTATCCCAGCGGCTGGGGCTTCCTCCAATCCTGACCCACGCTGATGGAGTGCTGGCCAACTGGAGGAAGAGGGACCCTAAGGG CCCCTTTGACATGGA GAATCTGGAGCTGTTGCTCACCCTGCCAGGGGGTGAGAGCTTTCGCGGGTTCTTCATCGTCACCCTGATGGTGGAGAAGGCCGCTGTGCCAGCCGTGAAG GCCATCCCCATGGTGATAAACGGAGTGCGCCGCGGAGACGCCAGCACGGTGACCAGGGCACTGGAGGACATCGCCCAATCCATGAGCAGCATGACGGAGGCAATCAAACTGTTGCACA AGTACGTCGACCCAGCCATTTTCTATGGCATCATGCGCATCTTTCTTTCAGG GTGGAAAGACAATCCCTCCATGGTGGAGGGGCTGGTGTATGAGGGGGTGCAAGCAGAGCCCGTGCAGATTTCGGGAGGGAGCGCGGCAGAGAGCAGCCTCCTGCACTGCTTCGACGAGCTGCTGGGAGTGTCGCACGAGCCCCAGAGCG GGGCCTTCCTCAAACGCATGCGGGACTACATGCCCCCCGACCACAAGCGGCTGATCCAGGACATCTCGTCGGGCCCGTCCCTGCGGCGGTACGTCCTGGACGGGGACAGCGCCCCGCTGAACGCCGCGTACCAGCGATGCGTGACCCAGCTGGTGGCGATGCGCAGCTACCACCTCAACGTCGTCAGCCGCTTCGTCACCGTGCCGGCGGCCCGCGCCCGCCAGCTCCGtgcccggggggaggggggcgaggggggcgagggggacgCCCTCACCAAGGCCCCCACCGCCCTGGAGGAGAGGGGCACGGGGGGCTCTGGGATCATGTCCTTCCTCAAGACCGTCCGGGACCGGACCAAGGTGGTGTCCCTGCCACCCCCCAAAGCAGACTCTCAGTCAAATAACTGA